From Pseudomonas fluorescens:
TCGGTTCTTCGGCGCAGATGGTGCCCAGGGTCAGCGCCATGTGCACATCGCCCTCAACGGAATCACGGTAGGTCACCAAATTGAATTGGCCCAGTTCGCTGTCCAGCGGCTGCTCGGCAATCCGCTGAACGGTACGTTCGTGGATCATCCGGTAGTGGATCAGGTCGGCGATGGTGCCGATCTTGAGGTTGTGTTCGGCGGCAAACGCCTCGAGCTCGGCGCGGCGGGCCATGGTGCCGTCGTCGTTCATCACTTCGCAGATCACGCCGCTCGGCTCGAACCCGGCCATGCGCGCCAGATCGCACGCGGCTTCGGTGTGGCCGGCGCGCGCGAGGGTGCCGCCCGGTTGAGCCATCAGCGGAAAAATGTGGCCAGGGCTGACGATGTCTTCGGCCTTAGCGTCTTTCGCGGCGGCCGCTTGCACCGTGCGCGCACGGTCGGCGGCGGAAATACCGGTGGTGACGCCGGTGGTCGCTTCAATCGACACGGTGAACTTGGTACCGAAACCCGAACCATTGCGCGGCGCCATCAACGGCAGCTTGAGCAACTCGCAGCGCTCGCGGCTCATGGGCATGCAGATCAGCCCACGGGCGTGCTTGGCCATGAAGTTGATGTGTTCGGCCTGGCACAGTTCGGCGGCCATGATGATATCGCCTTCGTTCTCGCGGTCTTCGTCATCCATCAGGATGACCATCTTGCCTTGGCGGATGTCTTCAACCAGTTCTTCGATGCTATTGAGCGCCACAGGGCACCCCCTTGGTCAGGATTTCAGGTAGCCGTTAGCGGCCAGAAAACTCTCAGTGATGTTCCCGGTTGCAGGCTCTGCGGCCTTATCGCCCAGCAACAGGCGCTCCAGGTAACGGGCAAGCAAGTCAACTTCCAGGTTCACCCGGCGACCCGGCTGGTACGACGCCATGATGGTTTCGCTCAGGGTGTGGGGAATGATGGTCAGTTCAAATTCAGCGCCGTTCACGGCGTTCACGGTCAGGCTGGTGCCGTCGACGGTGATCGAGCCTTTGTGGGCGATGTACTTGGCCAATTCTTTTGGCGCGCGGATGCGAAATTCCACGGCGCGTGCATTTTCGCTGCGCGATACCACTTCGCCGACACCGTCGACGTGGCCGCTGACCAGGTGGCCGCCCAGGCGGGTGGTCGGGGTCAGGGCTTTTTCCAGGTTGACCGGGCTGCCAGCCTTGAGGTCGTTCATCGCGGTGCAGTCCAGGGTTTCCCGGCTGACGTCGGCGGCAAAACCGTTGCCCGTCAGCTCGATGACCGTCAGGCACACGCCGCTGACCGCGATGCTGTCGCCCAATTTGACGTCGCCGAGGTCGAGCTTGCCGGTTTCAACCAGCAGGCGCACATCGCCGCCCTTGGGGGTCATGGCACGGATGCTGCCGATGGATTCGATAATGCCGGTGAACATGGCCTTCTCCTGGAAAACGGTACGGGCACTTGAGCGCCCGGTCAGAATTATACGCGCGCGGGTGGAAGCGGGATGGCAGTGACTCGCCAGTCGTCGCCTACAGCGCGCATTTCAGTGATCTTGAGTTGGGGGGCATCCGCCAGTTTCTCAAGCGGCCAGTCCAGCAAAGGCCGGGCGGCGGAGCCGAGGAACTTGCCGGCGACGAAAATCACGTATTCGTCGACCAGGCCCTGCTGGGCAAATGCACCCGCCAGGCTTGGGCCGGCCTCCACCAGCACTTCATTGACGCCACGGGCCGCCAGCGCCACCAGCGCCGAGCGTAGGTCAACCTGGCCATCGACGCCGGGCACCACCAGGCATTCGGGGCCACGGGGGAACTGGTTTTCCGCAGTGACGCAGGTAATGACCAGCGCCGGGCCGGCCTTGAAGAACGGCGCATTGAGCGGCACCCGCAGGCGGCCGTCGATCAGCACGCGCAACGGCGGGCGTGACATGGCCAGGGCGGTGGTGGCGTCATCCAGGCCCAATTCGGCGGCGCGCACGGTCAGGCGCGCACCGTCGGCCAATACCGTGTCGGCGCCGGTCAGCACCACACTGGCCTGGGCGCGCAGGCGCTGTACCGCGGCGCGGGCGGCGGGCCCGGTGATCCATTGGCTCTCGCCGCTGGCCATCGCAGTGCGGCCATCCAGGCTCATCGCCAGCTTGACCCGCACAAACGGCAGGCCGTGCTCCATGCGCTTGAGGAAGCCTTTATTGAGGGCGCGGGCTTCCCCTTCCAGCACACCGCTGTAGACCTCGATACCGGCCTGGGCCAGGCGCTGCATGCCGCGCCCGGCAACCTCCGGGTTAGGGTCCTGCATCGCCGCGACCACCCGCGCCAGCCCGGCACTCACCAGTGCGTCGGCGCAAGGCGGGGTATGGCCATAGTGGCTGCAAGGCTCGAGGGTCACATAGGCCGTGGCGCCTCGGGCTTTACCCCCCGCAGCGCGCAAGGCATGCACTTCGGCATGGGGCTCGCCGGTGCGCACATGCCAGCCTTCGCCGACGACCTGCCCATCACGCACAATC
This genomic window contains:
- the ribBA gene encoding bifunctional 3,4-dihydroxy-2-butanone-4-phosphate synthase/GTP cyclohydrolase II, coding for MALNSIEELVEDIRQGKMVILMDDEDRENEGDIIMAAELCQAEHINFMAKHARGLICMPMSRERCELLKLPLMAPRNGSGFGTKFTVSIEATTGVTTGISAADRARTVQAAAAKDAKAEDIVSPGHIFPLMAQPGGTLARAGHTEAACDLARMAGFEPSGVICEVMNDDGTMARRAELEAFAAEHNLKIGTIADLIHYRMIHERTVQRIAEQPLDSELGQFNLVTYRDSVEGDVHMALTLGTICAEEPTLVRVHNMDPLRDLLMVKQPGRWSLRAAMAAVSEAGSGVVLLLGNPVDGDVLLAHIRETAENTQVKTPTTYSIVGAGSQILRDLGVRKMRLMSAPMKFNAISGFDLEVVEYVPSE
- the ribD gene encoding bifunctional diaminohydroxyphosphoribosylaminopyrimidine deaminase/5-amino-6-(5-phosphoribosylamino)uracil reductase RibD, translating into MNPPSAEQAVLDAHYMARALELARNGLYTTHPNPRVGCVIVRDGQVVGEGWHVRTGEPHAEVHALRAAGGKARGATAYVTLEPCSHYGHTPPCADALVSAGLARVVAAMQDPNPEVAGRGMQRLAQAGIEVYSGVLEGEARALNKGFLKRMEHGLPFVRVKLAMSLDGRTAMASGESQWITGPAARAAVQRLRAQASVVLTGADTVLADGARLTVRAAELGLDDATTALAMSRPPLRVLIDGRLRVPLNAPFFKAGPALVITCVTAENQFPRGPECLVVPGVDGQVDLRSALVALAARGVNEVLVEAGPSLAGAFAQQGLVDEYVIFVAGKFLGSAARPLLDWPLEKLADAPQLKITEMRAVGDDWRVTAIPLPPARV
- a CDS encoding riboflavin synthase, which produces MFTGIIESIGSIRAMTPKGGDVRLLVETGKLDLGDVKLGDSIAVSGVCLTVIELTGNGFAADVSRETLDCTAMNDLKAGSPVNLEKALTPTTRLGGHLVSGHVDGVGEVVSRSENARAVEFRIRAPKELAKYIAHKGSITVDGTSLTVNAVNGAEFELTIIPHTLSETIMASYQPGRRVNLEVDLLARYLERLLLGDKAAEPATGNITESFLAANGYLKS